Proteins encoded by one window of Cloeon dipterum chromosome 4, ieCloDipt1.1, whole genome shotgun sequence:
- the LOC135941754 gene encoding transmembrane protein 179 has translation MELTNILLLSQIAGYSVALLLAFCLAVPLVLHQNDFQGHCLLFSTGNWQETDGQFNVNWSPTIFCGYPIGLAAMAMGLCFIQLYRMSVYYYRGTDSSFLSAFIDVVVSIVMCVCLIGAALMVTLGFISWCQDMTERFPSCEIAAGNDIDKKDRINTANFYIQMGTAQFGAWALWAAWVALAVMAMIKLCQNHQMENVRVTMYIERQRLINEGQS, from the exons ATGGAGCTGACTAACATTCTTCTTCTGAGCCAAATTGCTGGCTATTCCGTGGCGTTGCTCCTCGCATTTTGCCTGGCCGTTCCTCTCGTCCTTCACCAAAATGATTTCCA aggACACTGCCTCTTGTTCTCAACCGGTAATTGGCAAGAAACAGACGGCCAGTTCAACGTCAACTGGTCCCCGACGATTTTCTGCGGCTACCCGATCGGTCTTGCAGCCATGGCCATGGGACTGTGCTTCATCCAGTTGTACAGAATGTCTGTTTATTACTACCGCGGCACCGACAG TTCGTTCCTCTCTGCGTTCATCGATGTCGTCGTTTCGATTGTAATGTGCGTCTGCCTCATCGGAGCCGCCCTGATGGTCACCCTGGGCTTTATTTCTTGGTGCCAAGACATGACCGAGCGGTTTCCCTCCTGCGAAATTGCGGCTGGAAACGATATTGATAAGAAGGACCGCATCAACACTGCCAATTTCTACATCCAGATGGGCACTGctcag TTTGGCGCGTGGGCGTTGTGGGCCGCTTGGGTGGCGTTGGCTGTCATGGCCATGATCAAGCTGTGCCAAAACCACCAGATGGAAAACGTGCGAGTCACCATGTACATCGAGCGTCAGAGACTGATAAATGAAGGCCAgagttaa